A window of Pirellulales bacterium contains these coding sequences:
- a CDS encoding tRNA (cytidine(34)-2'-O)-methyltransferase, producing the protein MIDVKARTKEKSGQGSATRAQGRAAHYALRPRDRQDSAEENRVNNEQVADRGQYSPRWHVVLYQPEIPYNTGSVGRTCVAVGAKLWLVRPLGFRVDDYYLRRAGLDYWQFLEWEVVDDWPTLVARLPISRHWYFTKHGERPLAEARIAEGDVLVFGRESTGLPEEIRSGAPERCLRIPIRSAVRSLNLSNTAAVALFEAVRQRGGEVT; encoded by the coding sequence ATGATCGATGTTAAAGCTCGAACCAAGGAAAAAAGCGGACAAGGGTCGGCGACTCGCGCCCAGGGGCGAGCCGCCCATTATGCGCTACGCCCCCGCGACCGTCAGGACTCTGCCGAGGAAAACCGCGTGAACAACGAGCAAGTCGCCGATCGCGGCCAATACTCGCCACGGTGGCATGTGGTCCTGTACCAGCCGGAAATTCCCTACAACACCGGCAGCGTCGGCCGTACGTGCGTCGCCGTGGGAGCGAAGCTGTGGTTGGTCCGGCCGCTGGGATTTCGGGTCGACGACTACTACCTCCGCCGGGCCGGGCTCGACTACTGGCAGTTTCTCGAATGGGAGGTCGTCGACGATTGGCCGACCCTTGTCGCCCGGCTGCCGATCTCCCGTCACTGGTATTTCACGAAACACGGCGAGCGGCCCCTCGCCGAGGCTCGGATCGCAGAGGGGGACGTGCTGGTCTTCGGCCGCGAGTCGACCGGCCTGCCGGAGGAGATCCGCAGCGGGGCGCCTGAGCGTTGTCTGCGGATCCCGATCCGGTCGGCGGTCCGTAGCCTGAATCTCTCGAACACCGCAGCAGTCGCGCTGTTCGAGGCGGTCCGCCAGCGCGGGGGCGAGGTGACGTAA
- the murB gene encoding UDP-N-acetylmuramate dehydrogenase, whose protein sequence is MTLVSGFEKIVRKQVPLADRTWLGVGGPAEFYAEPNTLDELAALVRRCRSEDVPIRLLGGGSNLLIRDEGVAGMVVSLTAAEFCSIRITGSRLTAGGGAKLAHAISETVRAGLGGLEPLVGIPGTIGGALHGNSGTRGGDIGQWSCQARVLTRAGEIHVREREDLVFAYRQSSLDELVILTADFQLEPDDPVQLTKRMQKQWIIKKASQPLSHQAMACVFKNPRGMSAGMLIDQAGLKGTRVGGVEVSSRHANFIVADPGSSSQDVLRLIDLIRSRVAERLGVELETELEIW, encoded by the coding sequence ATGACGTTGGTGAGCGGATTTGAAAAGATCGTTCGGAAGCAGGTCCCCCTGGCTGACCGCACATGGTTGGGCGTCGGAGGCCCTGCCGAGTTCTACGCCGAGCCCAACACGCTCGACGAGCTCGCTGCGCTCGTGCGCCGTTGTCGCAGCGAGGACGTCCCGATCCGCTTGCTGGGCGGGGGGTCGAACCTGCTCATCCGCGACGAAGGAGTCGCGGGGATGGTCGTGTCACTGACCGCCGCCGAGTTCTGCAGCATCCGCATCACCGGCAGTCGGCTGACCGCCGGCGGCGGCGCCAAGCTGGCCCACGCCATCAGCGAGACGGTCCGGGCCGGCCTCGGCGGGCTTGAGCCCCTGGTGGGGATCCCCGGCACCATCGGCGGGGCCCTCCATGGCAACAGCGGCACGCGGGGGGGCGACATCGGTCAATGGTCCTGTCAGGCCCGCGTTCTCACCCGCGCCGGCGAAATCCACGTCCGCGAGCGCGAGGATCTCGTGTTCGCTTACCGTCAAAGCAGCCTCGACGAGTTGGTGATCCTGACCGCCGATTTTCAGTTGGAGCCGGACGACCCGGTCCAGCTCACCAAGCGGATGCAAAAGCAGTGGATCATCAAGAAAGCGTCTCAGCCCCTCTCGCATCAGGCGATGGCTTGCGTCTTTAAGAACCCCCGCGGCATGAGCGCCGGAATGCTCATCGACCAGGCGGGGCTCAAGGGGACGCGCGTCGGCGGCGTTGAAGTCAGCAGCCGCCACGCGAATTTCATCGTGGCCGACCCCGGCTCGTCGAGTCAGGACGTCCTGCGATTGATCGACCTGATCCGCAGCCGCGTCGCCGAACGTCTGGGCGTCGAGCTCGAGACGGAACTGGAGATCTGGTAA